From a single Sporosarcina oncorhynchi genomic region:
- a CDS encoding ABC transporter substrate-binding protein yields the protein MGKSHYYIKMFLVIMACMLVLSACSGDGGGSSAGNDSNELKVRMNDDPDFLDPHLATASISFQMILNMFEGLVASTTDGTIEPVIAEKFDVSDDGLTYTFTLRDDVIFHNGDPVTIDDIKYTFDRLMGATDGKQYSSEFDQVESLEMPDDKTVVFTLKEANSNFLYSLTPLHAAIIPKSNDGEHNEHPIGTGPFKFVSYNPGASLVLEKHDQYWKENLPYLNQVEFVFQPDDQSALLAMQAGELDLTGVKANRIPEVENDFKLNYQDNNSSLVITFNEAKEPFNNVKVRQAINYAVSRQDIIDTVYSGYATKLGSNMSPAMGEYYRDGLQDVYDQDIEKAKSLLAEAGYPDGFKTKITVSSHNTMYADLAQVAVENLREIGIDAEIEVVEWGIWLDRVYKGREYEITAIDLTGRASAYEILNDYISTNAAENFFNFKNEEFDKVMKDVLLETDPDKQIELYKRAQEILNEEAAAVYIADYQLIWAMDKNLEGQKMYPFWFHDMSEMKFTE from the coding sequence ATGGGGAAATCACATTATTATATAAAGATGTTTCTAGTCATAATGGCATGTATGTTAGTACTGAGTGCTTGTTCCGGCGACGGAGGGGGCAGCAGTGCAGGAAACGATTCGAATGAGTTGAAAGTTAGGATGAATGATGATCCCGACTTTTTAGATCCACATTTGGCAACGGCTTCGATTTCCTTCCAAATGATTCTGAATATGTTTGAAGGCTTAGTCGCTTCGACAACTGACGGTACAATTGAACCCGTTATTGCCGAAAAATTTGATGTTTCAGATGATGGTTTGACGTATACATTTACATTGAGAGATGACGTGATATTCCATAATGGGGATCCAGTCACAATTGATGACATTAAGTATACATTTGACAGGTTGATGGGAGCAACGGACGGCAAGCAGTATTCATCGGAGTTCGACCAAGTGGAGTCTTTGGAAATGCCTGATGATAAAACCGTTGTCTTCACATTAAAGGAAGCGAATTCAAATTTCTTATACTCTCTAACACCTTTGCATGCGGCCATTATTCCGAAAAGCAATGATGGCGAGCACAATGAACATCCAATTGGCACAGGTCCATTTAAGTTTGTGAGTTATAACCCAGGGGCAAGCCTCGTGCTTGAAAAGCATGACCAATATTGGAAAGAGAACCTACCTTATTTAAATCAGGTGGAATTTGTATTCCAGCCGGATGACCAGTCAGCTTTGCTGGCTATGCAGGCAGGGGAACTGGATTTAACAGGCGTAAAGGCGAACCGGATTCCGGAAGTTGAAAATGATTTTAAATTGAATTACCAAGATAATAACTCATCCTTAGTGATCACTTTTAACGAAGCAAAAGAACCGTTCAATAATGTGAAAGTCAGACAGGCAATTAATTATGCTGTCAGCAGACAAGATATTATTGACACTGTCTACTCGGGCTATGCAACGAAGCTAGGTTCCAATATGAGTCCGGCGATGGGTGAATATTACCGCGATGGTCTGCAGGATGTGTATGATCAGGATATTGAAAAAGCGAAATCATTGTTGGCGGAAGCGGGCTATCCTGATGGATTCAAAACAAAGATTACTGTCTCTTCCCACAACACGATGTATGCCGATCTTGCACAAGTAGCGGTAGAGAACTTACGTGAAATTGGAATTGACGCAGAGATTGAAGTTGTGGAATGGGGAATTTGGCTGGATCGTGTGTATAAGGGCAGGGAATATGAAATTACTGCCATCGACCTGACAGGACGAGCATCCGCCTATGAAATATTGAATGATTATATTTCGACGAACGCCGCAGAGAACTTCTTCAATTTCAAAAATGAAGAATTTGATAAAGTGATGAAAGACGTATTGTTAGAAACGGATCCGGATAAACAAATTGAATTGTACAAGCGCGCACAAGAGATTTTGAATGAAGAGGCGGCAGCAGTCTATATTGCCGACTATCAACTCATTTGGGCAATGGATAAAAATTTGGAAGGTCAAAAAATGTATCCATTCTGGTTCCATGATATGTCAGAAATGAAATTTACTGAGTAG
- a CDS encoding ABC transporter permease, translating into MAYIIRRIVLLIITLALVSLITFFVFQVMPGDPIRIMLGTEADEAQIQMLEKELGLDQPLYTQYFSWVKGIFTGDLGQSIRFTKPVSGLILDRLPITLSLAAMTLFIVIIVAIPLGIFVAKRQNTFSDIALSSVTQLGMAIPSFWLGMLLILYLGMNISFFSVSGYVPWSKSVSGALGSLLLPALTIAIPQIAVKFRYVRNAILEQLRLDYVRTVRSKGITEKIVMYKHVLRNSMIPILTIFGLITAEVVAGTIIVEQVFGLPGIGRLLITSISYRDFPLVQGIVMYITLVVLFVNFFVDILYSVLDPRIRLS; encoded by the coding sequence ATGGCCTATATCATTCGCAGAATTGTATTATTGATCATCACATTGGCATTAGTATCTCTCATTACATTTTTTGTATTTCAGGTCATGCCAGGAGATCCTATCCGTATTATGTTAGGTACAGAGGCCGATGAAGCACAGATTCAAATGCTGGAGAAGGAACTCGGTTTGGATCAACCGCTTTACACCCAGTATTTTAGCTGGGTGAAAGGAATTTTTACAGGTGACCTCGGGCAGTCAATCCGGTTCACCAAACCTGTTTCGGGGTTAATATTGGATCGTTTGCCGATTACCCTATCGTTAGCTGCAATGACGTTATTCATTGTCATCATTGTCGCCATTCCCCTTGGGATATTTGTTGCAAAAAGACAAAACACATTTAGTGATATAGCCTTGTCTTCTGTCACGCAACTGGGGATGGCGATTCCCTCCTTTTGGCTTGGGATGCTCTTAATTTTATATCTTGGCATGAATATCAGTTTTTTCTCAGTGAGCGGCTATGTCCCGTGGTCAAAAAGCGTTTCAGGCGCTTTAGGTTCCCTACTATTGCCTGCACTGACTATTGCGATTCCGCAAATCGCCGTCAAGTTTCGGTATGTTCGAAATGCGATTCTTGAACAATTACGGCTTGATTATGTGCGAACGGTGCGAAGCAAGGGGATTACAGAAAAAATTGTCATGTACAAACATGTATTGAGAAATTCCATGATTCCCATTTTGACGATTTTCGGTTTAATCACAGCGGAAGTCGTCGCTGGAACGATTATTGTGGAACAAGTTTTTGGCTTGCCGGGAATCGGCAGGCTGCTGATCACGTCGATTAGTTATCGTGATTTCCCGCTTGTTCAGGGGATTGTCATGTACATTACGTTAGTCGTGCTGTTTGTTAACTTCTTCGTCGATATACTCTACTCGGTTCTTGATCCAAGAATCCGATTATCATAA
- a CDS encoding ABC transporter permease produces the protein MKLLLQNSKNINLLLGLLILSAFLLAMFVSFFYTPHDVNTMSVADKLKGPSAVHWFGTDEFGRDIFSRIMQGTQTAFFVGTVTVLIGVVFGTLIGGVAGYIGGWVDEIFMRLMDALMAFPGIILALMLVAVFGPGMVNTSIALGIIAIPGIARIARSGFIQQKDMEYVLSDKLIGVKPFTIMFRRILPNVSSPLIVAASISFATAMLAEAALSYLGLGVQPPNPSWGRMLRDSQSFLTSAPWYTYAPGISITLMVLGFYMLSNAIRDLLDPRS, from the coding sequence ATGAAATTACTACTTCAAAACAGTAAAAACATAAATTTGCTTTTAGGCCTCCTTATTTTGTCGGCATTTCTGCTTGCGATGTTTGTCAGCTTTTTCTATACGCCGCATGATGTCAATACGATGTCTGTTGCGGATAAGCTGAAAGGCCCGAGTGCAGTTCATTGGTTTGGAACGGATGAATTTGGAAGAGATATTTTCAGCAGAATCATGCAAGGTACGCAAACAGCCTTTTTCGTTGGAACGGTTACTGTCTTAATCGGTGTGGTTTTTGGAACATTGATTGGCGGCGTGGCTGGCTATATTGGCGGTTGGGTAGATGAAATCTTTATGAGGCTAATGGATGCGCTTATGGCATTCCCGGGAATAATTCTAGCATTGATGTTAGTTGCTGTTTTTGGACCGGGTATGGTCAATACGTCTATTGCTCTTGGAATCATCGCAATACCTGGAATTGCACGGATAGCACGAAGTGGATTTATTCAGCAAAAAGATATGGAATACGTTCTTTCAGACAAGCTAATTGGGGTTAAGCCTTTCACGATAATGTTCCGCCGTATACTTCCGAATGTTTCATCGCCTTTGATTGTAGCGGCATCGATCAGTTTCGCGACAGCGATGTTAGCCGAGGCGGCGTTAAGTTACCTTGGATTAGGCGTTCAACCTCCTAACCCAAGCTGGGGCAGGATGCTGAGAGATTCACAGTCCTTCCTGACGAGCGCACCATGGTATACATATGCTCCTGGTATATCAATCACTTTAATGGTTTTAGGCTTTTATATGCTGAGCAATGCGATACGGGATTTATTGGATCCTCGCTCCTAA
- a CDS encoding aspartate aminotransferase family protein yields MKSDDSTEKSLLEKDHAYTWHHISAYNEKSPPMIWESAKGAWVTDHEGNRYLDGMSGLWSVNVGYGREEIAQAAYDQMKKLAYVPMTQSHKPAIELAEKINELLDDEYKIFYSNSGSDANEVAFKLARQYHQQNGDPSRYKFISRYRAYHGSSMGALAATGQALRKYKYEPLAPGFLHVAPPDNYRRPEGMTVEDYNRHCAEEIEQKIIWEQLETIAAVIMEPLITGGGILIPHRIYVEKVQEICKRHGVLLIIDEVICGFGRTGKAFGHQHFGIKPDIVTMAKGLTSAYLPLSVTAIRKEIYDRFDTGDDNSHFRHVNTFGGNPAACAVALKNLEIMDEEDLFDRATELGDRLLKELKCLEDHPFVGDVRGFGFLLGIELVADKEKKEPVLNGYMTKIMAECKGNGLLVGRNGDTVAGFNNVLTLCPPLSCTDEDLDFIIAVIKKVINGNTTFSQSEERLDGGQECGENLENWSI; encoded by the coding sequence ATGAAAAGCGATGATTCAACTGAAAAATCTCTTTTGGAAAAAGACCATGCATATACATGGCATCATATTTCTGCATATAACGAGAAAAGCCCACCGATGATTTGGGAAAGTGCCAAAGGGGCATGGGTGACGGATCATGAAGGAAATCGTTATTTAGACGGGATGTCGGGTCTTTGGTCGGTAAACGTCGGTTACGGCCGGGAAGAGATCGCCCAAGCTGCCTATGATCAGATGAAAAAACTTGCTTACGTTCCTATGACGCAAAGCCATAAACCGGCAATTGAACTTGCAGAGAAGATTAATGAATTATTGGATGACGAATACAAGATTTTCTATTCCAATAGTGGATCGGATGCAAATGAGGTCGCCTTTAAATTGGCGAGGCAGTATCATCAGCAAAACGGCGATCCATCACGCTATAAATTCATCTCGAGATATCGTGCCTATCATGGAAGTTCGATGGGGGCACTAGCAGCTACGGGTCAGGCATTGCGTAAATATAAATATGAACCATTAGCGCCAGGTTTTTTGCATGTGGCCCCGCCAGATAATTATCGCCGCCCTGAAGGCATGACGGTAGAAGACTATAATCGTCATTGTGCAGAGGAGATTGAACAGAAAATTATTTGGGAACAACTAGAAACTATCGCTGCAGTCATAATGGAGCCGCTCATTACGGGCGGGGGAATCTTGATTCCTCATCGAATTTACGTCGAAAAGGTCCAGGAAATCTGTAAGCGACATGGTGTGCTGCTCATCATTGACGAAGTTATCTGCGGTTTTGGACGTACGGGCAAAGCATTCGGACATCAACATTTCGGCATCAAGCCGGATATCGTGACAATGGCGAAAGGACTGACAAGTGCTTATTTGCCTTTATCCGTGACTGCCATCCGAAAAGAAATTTACGATCGATTTGATACAGGAGACGATAACAGTCACTTCCGGCACGTTAACACATTTGGCGGAAATCCGGCGGCTTGTGCGGTAGCGCTAAAGAATCTTGAAATTATGGATGAAGAGGATTTATTTGATCGAGCCACGGAATTAGGTGATCGTCTTTTAAAGGAGCTTAAGTGTCTGGAAGATCATCCATTTGTAGGAGACGTCCGTGGATTCGGCTTTCTGCTTGGAATTGAACTCGTTGCAGATAAGGAAAAGAAAGAGCCTGTTTTAAATGGATACATGACGAAGATTATGGCTGAATGTAAGGGGAATGGCTTACTTGTTGGGCGGAATGGGGATACAGTGGCAGGATTTAATAATGTCCTCACATTGTGCCCACCGCTGAGCTGTACGGATGAAGATTTGGACTTCATCATCGCTGTCATTAAAAAAGTCATAAATGGAAATACAACATTTTCTCAGAGTGAAGAGCGTTTAGATGGAGGTCAGGAATGTGGAGAGAATCTTGAGAACTGGAGTATTTAA
- a CDS encoding right-handed parallel beta-helix repeat-containing protein has product MANLQVSQRNTSSYKTIQAAVNAALPGDTVEVGEGVYDGHLFVDKSLVLKSASGEADSVRVTGSVRIATTEEVRIESISIEGAANSADDGVHIESGDVTFHDCLFSEIQGVAMRVEAAAKVAVSNSTFQKNIQGIDVVGRLSLFECIVEDTIKSAQIRVRARGEVAITSSGILSGQEDGLCLSEMSRATITKSSFIGNRGVQLRLEQDSSMDIESTKFYVGHAQGIYCDQSTGVLKNCVFKNQRLEHVAVMNGSRVEVETSTFESGEAEGMNVSRSIVGLAKSLFKNQQGDHITCNEQSHVSMTKTEIISGKSRGIVTGHSTCTLTDCEVKYNQLTQLSAFQQSVLTIQDCEIESGSNKGVYATGSEVNISDSLISHHSGVQVFASDQSAVHLSATEVKSGDSAGVSAKESELTAANCIIFGHKGSNVLVNGAAKAELTDCKISSGDKNGILAGPEVVISLERTIVFNHKRPQVRATECAEVFITECEIYDGRSSGIVLSQVERTEVTETRVHGHSDDQIVLQDCSNAGFNSVQVMNGKKAGLRLERSVPVLNGCSFNDNRAGDLVRWDDSVPVLTDTDLQIPPITSKLGGSTGSASTEGTSTADAIDVSVNALTGFIGLEDVKDKIQEFKNLAEINQFRLERGMKVNAMVAPHMVFQGNPGTGKTTVARLIGQLFKELGLLKSGHVIEVKREDLVGTHVGESEERTKVIVKEAMGGVLFIDEAYTLAAGGNSSKDFGKKVIETLLPAMEDARGEFMVIVAGYTEEMDRFLASNPGLKDRFTERITFQDYTPDELLDIFLVQCKGSYALTPAAKQAVYEAFVERYRMRDETFSNARMVRMLYDQIGLAQSMRIAQLPRAQWTEEVLTTFEEEDVLQAVQEREEKTFEVPIDEVLLAQKRAELHQFIGLDTVKAEIDEMIELMRYYRRENQSTDKLMNHTLLIGKPGTGKTEVGRVLAGIYQALGLLKRGDLIEVDRSDLVGSHIGETEKLTAGQIERSIGSALFIDEAYTLAGGGENDFGKKAVEVLLKKMSDRQGEFLLIAAGYEEEMNRFLDSNAGLRRRFGLTLHFDDYTPEELMEITELYIKGYGMTNEAKRALVHHYEEMYARRDSSFGNAGLAKKIAKEMTRKVDYRMAVASNKQGNSVLEKEITRDDLVLLES; this is encoded by the coding sequence GTGGCGAATTTACAAGTATCTCAGCGTAATACGTCCAGTTATAAAACGATTCAGGCTGCGGTTAATGCGGCGCTGCCAGGTGATACGGTGGAAGTTGGGGAAGGTGTGTATGATGGACATCTATTCGTCGATAAGTCGCTTGTTCTTAAAAGTGCATCCGGTGAAGCGGACTCAGTTCGTGTTACTGGAAGTGTGCGTATCGCGACAACGGAAGAAGTGCGTATTGAATCGATTAGTATAGAGGGTGCTGCTAATTCAGCGGACGATGGTGTACATATTGAGTCGGGAGATGTGACGTTTCATGATTGTCTCTTCTCTGAGATTCAAGGGGTCGCAATGCGAGTGGAGGCAGCTGCAAAAGTAGCGGTAAGTAATTCGACATTTCAAAAAAATATACAGGGTATTGATGTTGTAGGGCGGCTGTCTTTGTTTGAATGCATCGTGGAAGATACGATCAAGTCTGCACAAATTCGTGTGCGTGCGAGGGGAGAAGTCGCGATTACGAGTTCGGGCATTTTAAGTGGGCAAGAAGATGGCCTTTGTTTGTCAGAAATGAGTCGGGCAACGATTACGAAAAGTTCATTCATTGGAAACCGTGGGGTTCAACTCCGTTTGGAACAAGACAGTTCGATGGATATAGAAAGTACGAAGTTTTATGTTGGACATGCCCAAGGGATTTATTGTGATCAATCGACAGGTGTTCTGAAAAATTGTGTCTTTAAAAACCAACGTCTTGAGCATGTGGCAGTTATGAACGGTTCTCGTGTCGAAGTGGAGACGAGTACGTTTGAAAGTGGTGAAGCTGAAGGGATGAACGTCAGTCGTTCAATCGTTGGGCTCGCAAAATCTTTATTTAAAAATCAACAAGGTGACCACATAACGTGTAATGAACAGAGTCATGTCTCGATGACGAAAACAGAAATTATTTCAGGTAAGTCTAGGGGGATTGTGACTGGACATTCCACGTGTACACTCACCGATTGTGAAGTGAAGTACAATCAGCTGACGCAACTGTCTGCGTTTCAACAAAGCGTGTTGACGATTCAGGATTGTGAAATTGAAAGTGGAAGCAATAAAGGGGTTTACGCGACGGGTAGTGAAGTGAACATATCGGATTCTTTGATTAGCCATCATAGTGGTGTGCAAGTTTTTGCTTCTGACCAATCTGCTGTCCATTTATCGGCGACGGAAGTGAAGAGTGGCGATAGTGCTGGCGTATCCGCAAAAGAATCCGAGTTGACCGCGGCGAATTGCATTATTTTCGGTCATAAGGGCTCGAATGTGTTAGTAAATGGTGCGGCGAAAGCGGAACTAACCGATTGCAAAATTTCGAGTGGCGATAAGAACGGCATACTTGCGGGTCCTGAAGTCGTTATTTCATTGGAACGGACAATTGTATTTAATCATAAGCGACCGCAAGTCCGCGCTACGGAATGTGCAGAAGTGTTTATTACGGAATGTGAAATCTATGATGGTCGATCGTCAGGAATTGTCCTGAGTCAGGTAGAGCGTACGGAAGTGACTGAAACACGAGTTCACGGTCATTCTGATGATCAAATCGTCTTGCAAGATTGTTCGAATGCTGGATTCAATTCGGTGCAAGTGATGAATGGAAAGAAGGCTGGTCTGCGACTCGAGCGTTCGGTTCCGGTTCTTAACGGGTGTTCATTTAATGATAACCGGGCAGGCGACTTAGTTCGTTGGGATGATAGCGTTCCTGTGCTGACCGATACGGATTTACAGATTCCGCCGATTACGAGTAAGTTGGGTGGTAGTACTGGAAGTGCCTCGACTGAAGGGACAAGTACTGCGGATGCAATAGACGTTTCGGTGAATGCGTTGACCGGTTTTATTGGACTGGAAGATGTGAAAGACAAGATTCAGGAGTTCAAAAACTTGGCGGAGATTAATCAATTCAGATTGGAGCGTGGCATGAAAGTGAATGCGATGGTCGCGCCTCATATGGTTTTTCAAGGGAATCCGGGTACTGGCAAAACGACGGTCGCTCGGCTGATCGGACAACTATTTAAGGAGCTAGGTCTATTAAAGTCAGGGCATGTCATTGAAGTGAAGCGGGAGGATCTCGTTGGCACGCATGTCGGTGAATCGGAAGAACGAACGAAAGTGATTGTTAAGGAAGCGATGGGCGGCGTGCTCTTTATAGACGAAGCGTATACGCTTGCGGCTGGGGGCAACTCGAGTAAAGATTTCGGTAAGAAGGTCATTGAAACGTTGCTTCCTGCAATGGAAGATGCGCGCGGTGAATTCATGGTCATCGTGGCGGGCTATACGGAAGAGATGGATCGGTTCCTTGCGTCTAATCCGGGGTTGAAAGATCGGTTTACGGAAAGGATTACGTTCCAAGATTATACGCCGGATGAGTTGTTGGACATCTTTTTAGTTCAGTGCAAGGGTAGCTATGCGCTGACTCCTGCTGCGAAACAAGCGGTGTATGAGGCGTTCGTGGAGCGCTATCGGATGCGTGATGAAACGTTCAGTAACGCGCGAATGGTAAGGATGCTTTACGATCAAATCGGGCTTGCCCAGTCGATGAGGATTGCGCAACTTCCGCGAGCGCAATGGACGGAAGAAGTTTTGACGACGTTTGAAGAAGAAGACGTTTTGCAGGCGGTGCAAGAGCGTGAGGAGAAGACGTTTGAAGTACCGATTGACGAAGTGTTGTTGGCTCAAAAACGTGCAGAACTGCATCAGTTTATTGGTCTTGATACGGTGAAGGCTGAAATTGATGAAATGATTGAATTGATGCGATACTACAGACGGGAAAATCAGTCTACTGATAAATTGATGAACCACACGTTGTTAATTGGGAAGCCGGGGACCGGTAAAACCGAGGTTGGTCGTGTGCTTGCGGGTATTTATCAAGCGCTCGGATTGTTGAAACGGGGCGATTTGATTGAAGTGGATCGCAGTGATTTAGTCGGTAGTCATATTGGTGAAACGGAGAAGCTGACAGCTGGGCAGATTGAACGATCGATCGGTAGTGCATTGTTTATTGATGAAGCCTATACACTTGCGGGTGGCGGCGAGAATGATTTCGGGAAAAAAGCAGTGGAAGTATTGCTGAAAAAAATGTCCGATCGCCAAGGCGAGTTCTTATTAATTGCCGCAGGGTATGAAGAAGAGATGAATCGTTTCCTAGACAGCAACGCTGGGCTCCGCCGACGTTTCGGGCTAACGCTTCATTTTGACGATTATACACCAGAGGAATTAATGGAGATTACCGAGCTTTATATTAAAGGATACGGCATGACGAATGAAGCGAAGCGTGCGTTAGTGCATCATTATGAAGAGATGTATGCGCGTCGGGATAGCAGTTTCGGGAATGCAGGGCTTGCGAAGAAGATTGCGAAGGAAATGACGCGTAAGGTTGATTATCGAATGGCTGTGGCGAGCAATAAGCAGGGGAATTCTGTGTTGGAAAAGGAAATTACGCGGGATGATTTGGTTTTGTTGGAGAGTTGA
- a CDS encoding MurR/RpiR family transcriptional regulator: MSTNYYGNGRKPSILMEQYKPTFTKSEMKIYEYIQEHPDHILYCSLTELSEACEVAEATILRFFRKLQLKGFQEFKLLFAQEMSSTSFDDSGETYMGKIKNSAIQAISDTSEMVKKESLDEAIDRISCSDDVVLFGIGSSGIAGLDMHNRLMRIGKNVEVITDAHFQVMRAASMTEKTVVVAISLTGSSKDIVDAVSAAKENGATIIALTSYTKSPLTKFADVVLLSSAKESPLDSGSLVSKISQLYLIDLVCTGLTMKNVDEAKTIRIKISENTSSKLY; encoded by the coding sequence ATGTCCACAAATTATTACGGGAATGGACGGAAACCGTCTATTCTAATGGAACAATATAAACCTACTTTTACAAAATCTGAAATGAAGATCTATGAGTATATACAGGAGCATCCTGACCACATCCTCTATTGTTCATTGACGGAGTTATCAGAGGCTTGTGAAGTTGCAGAGGCAACGATTCTCCGCTTCTTTCGCAAGTTACAGTTGAAAGGGTTTCAAGAATTCAAATTGTTGTTTGCACAAGAAATGTCATCTACATCATTCGATGACAGTGGTGAAACGTATATGGGTAAAATAAAAAATAGCGCAATCCAAGCGATTTCCGATACATCTGAAATGGTTAAGAAAGAATCATTAGATGAAGCGATTGATCGAATTTCTTGCTCCGATGATGTAGTTCTATTTGGAATCGGTTCCTCGGGAATTGCCGGTTTAGACATGCATAATCGATTAATGCGCATCGGGAAAAATGTCGAGGTCATCACAGATGCGCATTTCCAAGTGATGAGAGCCGCGTCGATGACGGAAAAAACGGTTGTCGTCGCAATCAGTTTGACAGGAAGTTCTAAAGATATTGTCGATGCTGTGAGTGCTGCCAAAGAAAACGGTGCGACGATTATTGCGCTAACGAGTTATACAAAATCGCCCCTCACCAAATTTGCGGACGTCGTTCTATTGTCTTCTGCGAAGGAAAGTCCGTTAGACAGCGGATCACTCGTCTCAAAAATATCCCAATTGTACTTGATCGATCTTGTATGCACGGGGTTGACTATGAAGAATGTGGATGAAGCGAAAACAATAAGGATTAAAATTTCGGAGAACACATCCAGTAAGCTGTATTAA
- a CDS encoding N-acetylmannosamine-6-phosphate 2-epimerase, giving the protein MDKQKLIESLRGGLVVSCQALMEEPLHSSFIMSKMALAGQRGGAIGIRANGIEDIKAIKQEVQLPVIGIVKREYPDSPIFITATMKEVSEVVEAGAEIIAMDGTNRVRPNGKSLEELYLNIRKEYPTVLLMADISTVEEGIRASELGFDLIATTLSGYTDDTKDIPLPNTELVKSLSEQLDTPIMAEGGYWTLEDVEQALTSGAHGCIIGSAITRPMEITKRFVAKMSKVNSSME; this is encoded by the coding sequence ATGGACAAACAAAAACTGATTGAAAGTCTACGAGGAGGTCTCGTCGTTTCTTGCCAAGCGTTAATGGAAGAGCCGTTACACAGTTCATTTATTATGTCCAAAATGGCTCTAGCTGGGCAACGTGGCGGCGCTATTGGCATACGAGCAAATGGAATAGAGGATATTAAGGCCATTAAACAAGAAGTTCAACTCCCTGTGATTGGAATTGTAAAACGAGAGTATCCAGACAGTCCTATTTTCATTACCGCGACGATGAAGGAAGTTTCAGAAGTTGTCGAAGCAGGTGCTGAAATCATTGCGATGGATGGTACGAATCGAGTGAGACCTAACGGAAAATCGCTAGAGGAGCTCTATTTGAACATCCGAAAGGAGTATCCAACTGTTCTTCTAATGGCTGACATTTCCACAGTTGAAGAAGGCATTCGTGCAAGTGAACTCGGTTTTGATTTAATCGCAACGACTCTTTCAGGCTACACCGATGACACGAAAGATATCCCATTGCCGAATACGGAGCTTGTCAAGTCCTTAAGTGAACAGCTGGACACACCGATTATGGCTGAAGGTGGTTATTGGACGCTGGAAGATGTAGAACAAGCTTTGACGTCGGGGGCACACGGTTGTATTATTGGCTCGGCGATTACAAGACCAATGGAGATTACAAAACGCTTTGTCGCAAAAATGTCCAAGGTGAATTCATCAATGGAGTAG
- a CDS encoding N-acetylneuraminate lyase: protein MKGLFTALMVSYDEEGNINEKGLREIIRYNIDVNRVDGLYVNGSTGENFMISTEEKKEIFRITKDEVKDRVKLIAQVGSVNLKEAIELAKYATDLGYDALSAVTPFYYKFDFEEIKHYYNSIINAVNNKMIIYSIPFLTGVNMSVTQFEELFENEKIIGVKFTAGDFYLLERMRRAFPDKLIYAGFDEMLLSAAVLGVDGAIGSTFNVNGERARQIFELAQQGKIAEAREIQHVTNDLITDVLDNGLYQTLKEILKEKGVDAGYCRQPMKKLSDEKIGIAKSIARKYW from the coding sequence TTGAAAGGTTTATTTACAGCACTCATGGTTTCCTATGACGAAGAAGGAAACATTAATGAAAAAGGATTACGGGAAATTATTCGCTATAATATCGATGTCAATCGTGTCGACGGTTTATATGTTAATGGTAGTACAGGTGAAAATTTCATGATCTCGACAGAAGAGAAAAAAGAGATTTTCCGTATTACGAAAGATGAAGTGAAAGATCGAGTGAAATTGATTGCACAAGTTGGTTCAGTCAATTTGAAAGAAGCGATTGAGCTTGCAAAGTATGCAACAGACTTAGGATATGATGCACTTTCAGCTGTGACACCGTTTTACTATAAGTTTGACTTTGAGGAGATTAAGCATTATTACAACAGCATTATTAATGCCGTTAATAACAAAATGATTATCTACTCGATTCCATTTTTAACGGGCGTCAATATGAGTGTGACTCAATTTGAAGAGTTGTTTGAGAATGAAAAAATCATCGGTGTGAAATTTACGGCAGGGGACTTCTACTTACTAGAAAGAATGAGAAGAGCATTCCCAGACAAACTCATTTATGCGGGGTTTGATGAAATGCTTTTATCCGCGGCTGTACTCGGCGTAGACGGGGCAATCGGCAGCACATTTAATGTGAACGGAGAAAGAGCGCGACAAATATTCGAACTTGCACAACAAGGGAAGATCGCAGAAGCACGGGAAATTCAGCATGTCACGAATGACCTGATTACAGATGTGTTGGATAACGGACTTTATCAGACATTGAAGGAAATCTTGAAGGAAAAAGGTGTCGATGCAGGCTATTGCCGTCAACCGATGAAAAAGTTGTCGGATGAAAAGATTGGCATTGCGAAAAGTATTGCGCGAAAATATTGGTAA